CCGTCGACGGCTTCCAGCCAGGTGCCGGGGAGCACGTCCCAGTGGCGTTCCTCGGCGTAGCGCACGGCGGTTTCCTGCAGCGATTCGCCACGCTGCGTGGGGATCTGAGCGGTCTCGGTGCCTGCGATGGTCTCGTCCACGCTGAACTAAACTCCCGGGTCCACCTCGGGTTACGGGGGCCCGCCCGTCTCCCGCCACCACCCTTCCGGGGAAGGCCCTTTGGTCATGCTCCTTCCTTTTTGCGCGGGGGAGGAGCATCGATTTCCCATGTGGGGCGCATGGATGCACGTGTGGGGGCGCGCATGGGCAACGGCAGCGGGGGGTGGGTAACCAGGGGAGGGGTCGGGCAACCGCCTTTACCCCGGCAATCCTCACATGTCTCGCATCTTCGTTATGTCGGCGGGGCATTGATCTTCATGGCCGACTTCTTTCGGTGCGGTCGGCCACACGAAGACACATCAACTCGGTGCGTGGGCAGGCACCGCAGCCACAGGGGGTACGCCATGGCCGCCAGGCCTCTCGTCGCGCGGCAGCCGAACGAACGACTGCAGGCGCTCATCCAGGAAGCGGGCTGTTCGAACGCCGGGCTGGCCCGCCGGGTCAACATGTGCGGCGCGGAGCACGGTCTCGATCTGCGCTACGACAAGACGTCCGTGGCGCGCTGGCTGCGCGGACAGCAGCCACGCGGACGTGCTCCGGCGATCATCGCGGAGGCGCTCGGCCGCAAGCTGGGCCGTACGGTCACGATCGACGAGATCGGCATGGCCAACGGCAAGAACCTCGCATCCGGCGTCGGTCTCCAGTTCTCGCCGACCGTACTGGGGGCCATTGAGCAGGTGTGTGAGTTGTGGCGCAGCGATGTGGGGCGCCGTGACTTCCTGTCCGGCTCGTCCGTCGCCGCCTCCGCGCTCGTCGAGCCGAGCCGTGACTGGCTGATCTCCGCGCCGGACTCGCAGGTGGCGCGTTCGGCGGGGCCGCGCGTCGGGTCCTCGGACGTCGCGGCGGTCCGCGCGATGACGCAGGCGCTCGTCGACCTCGACCACCAGTACGGCAGCGGGCATGTGCGCCCGGTCGTCGTGCACTACCTGAACAGCGTGGTCTCCGGGCTGCTCGCGGGCTCCTACCGGGAGGCGGTCGGGCGCGAACTGTTCGCCGCCGTCTCGCGGTTGACGGAACTCGCTGGCTACATGGCCATCGACACCGGCCAGCCGGGGCTCGCCCAGCGCTACTACATCCAGGCGCTGCGGCTCGCGCAGGCAGCCGGGGACCGCGGGTACGGCGGATACGTGCTCGCCGCGTCGATGAGCCACCTGGCGGCGCAGCTCGGAAACCCGCGCGAGATCGCGCAGTTGGCGCGCGCGGCGCAGGAGGGGGCGCGCGGGCGGGTCACACCGCGGGCGGAGTCGATGTTCTACGCGGCGGAGGCGCGCGGGCACGCGCTGCTGGGCGACGCGCGCGCCGCCCAATTGGCGTCCGGGCGGGCGGTCACAGCCCTGGAGGGCGCCGACGCGGCGTCCGGAGACGACCCGGCGTGGATCGGGCACTTCGACGAGGCCTACTTGGCCGACGAACTGGCGCACTGCCACCGTGACCTGGGCCAGGCGGAGGCCGCCGCGCGGTGCGCGGAGGAGTCCCTCGCCGGACACCCGGAGTCGCGGGCCCGCCGCCGGGCGATCGGCTTCGTCCTGCTCGCCACGGCGCAGGTCCAGCAGCGCGAGGTGGAACAGGCCTGCCACACGGGCCTGCGCGCGGTGGAGCTGCTCGGCACCCTCCGCTCCAACCGCGGCGCCGAGTACCTCGACGACTTCCAGCAGCGGCTCGAGCCGTACCGGGAGGAGCCGGTGGTACGGGAGTTCGGGGCGCGGATGGAGCTGCAGGCGGCGGCGTGAGCGTGGGTGAAGGGACGCGGACCGACGTGGGGCGTGCGCGCCCCGCGTGCAGGTAATGCCTCACGCCCTGCGTGTGTGTGAGGCCTTGCACCCTGCGTGTGTCTGTGGCCTCGCGCCCCCGTGCAGGAAAGGCCGCGCGCCTCGCCCGAGTTCAGAATCACACGGCCGGCGTGAAGGCGCGGCCGCGCACCTCTGCCGTGCGCTGGTGAACGGATGGCGTGGGCGGGTGTGAACGCCGGGGAAACGTCCGCGCCGATAGAGGGAGGTGACATATACAGCGCGACGAGGGGCGGATTCGTTACCCATGTCACAGCGGCGGAGATCACGTCCAGCGCTGCGTGGCACCGGGTTGTGGGGACCCGGTAGCGTGAGCCGACGATTTCCCGAAGGTCCCCCATTCGTAGGAGTCCCGGTGACGCAGAGTGGACAGGGCGAGGAGCCCTCGGCGCGGCCCGCGCGCGAAGGCGTCGTGCTGCCCTCCGACGGCAGCGCGCCCCTGCTGCCGGGTATGACGGGCGACC
This genomic interval from Streptomyces dengpaensis contains the following:
- a CDS encoding transcriptional regulator, which produces MAARPLVARQPNERLQALIQEAGCSNAGLARRVNMCGAEHGLDLRYDKTSVARWLRGQQPRGRAPAIIAEALGRKLGRTVTIDEIGMANGKNLASGVGLQFSPTVLGAIEQVCELWRSDVGRRDFLSGSSVAASALVEPSRDWLISAPDSQVARSAGPRVGSSDVAAVRAMTQALVDLDHQYGSGHVRPVVVHYLNSVVSGLLAGSYREAVGRELFAAVSRLTELAGYMAIDTGQPGLAQRYYIQALRLAQAAGDRGYGGYVLAASMSHLAAQLGNPREIAQLARAAQEGARGRVTPRAESMFYAAEARGHALLGDARAAQLASGRAVTALEGADAASGDDPAWIGHFDEAYLADELAHCHRDLGQAEAAARCAEESLAGHPESRARRRAIGFVLLATAQVQQREVEQACHTGLRAVELLGTLRSNRGAEYLDDFQQRLEPYREEPVVREFGARMELQAAA